The genomic stretch CTGCGCAGCTTTCAACAATGCAGCCATCACATTTCCCATTCAGAAGATCCTTTTTCGGCAGCAGCTCTATGGAATCAAAACCTGGGATGCAGTGCTTCAGTTGAGGAGGGATGGATTTAGAAACTTGTATCGTGGAATCCTTCGGCCATTAATGCAGAAAACCACCACCCTGGCACTTATGTTTGGTCTGCACGAGGATTTGTCTTCCCTTCTCCAAAAGCACGTCAGTGCCCCAGAGTTTGCAACCCGTGGCGTGGCGGCAGTACTTGCAGGGACAACAGAAGCCATTTTCACTCCATTGGAAAGAGTTCAGACATTGCTTCAAGACCACAAGCATCATGACAAGTTCACAAACACTTATCAGGCTTTCAGGGCACTGAAGTGCCATGGAATTGGAGAGTATTATCGAGGTTTGGTGCCCATTCTACTCCGTAATGGATCCAGCAATGTCCTTTTCTTTGGTCTTCGAGGTCCCATTAAGGAGCACCTGCCTACTGCAAGGACTCACAGTGCTCATTTGGTCAATGACTTTATCTGTGGAGGTCTACTGGGTGCCATGTTGGGATTCTTGTTTTTCCCAGTTAATGTTGTAAAAACTCGCATACAGTCTCAGATTGGTGGAGAATTTCAGTCTTTCCCCAAGGTTTTCAAAACAATCTGGCTAGAACGGGACAGAAAATTGACAAATCTTTTCAGAGGTGCCCATTTGAATTACCATAGATCTCTCATCTCTTGGGGGATAATCAATGCTACTTATGAGTTCTTGTTAAAGGTTATATGAGAAAAGTCGTTGGTGAAGTGCCATGTATTAACTAAATAGACCTAAGAATGTAGTTTGGTCTTATTCCTAATTGGCTCAAATATAAGTTGGTGTCACTAAGTCCAGGCTGAATGAATTATGGGCAAAGTTAATTTCCTTAAgcctcaacaacaaaaataaacaataaaaagtttcAGTAGGAAAATttaagggttttttgttgtttttgtcattACTGAAGAGCTTTAGGCTTGTTGTCTGGTAAATAGCTTCTGTCTGGTGACCTTTCACAGGGTAACCAAACAGTGAagatatgattctttttttccagaaCAGCCTGAAGACTTCGTTATTGAAACATGAATGCCTGTGACCAGCCAGAGAGAATGCTCTAGGGCCCTGGGACTTCTCAGGCTTACTTTGTTACTCCATTTCTTGCTTCTTGGCTTTCAGAAGCACTTGCAAAGGGTAGTCTTCATTGAACTCCAGCGTTTATGTGTTAGacaaaggaacagaacagagaagaACAGCTAATTAGGTGTAGGTGTTTCATGATGAATTGTTGGTTTTAGTTTTGAAACTAAGCACCTGTTGGGATCGTGATTGTCCAAACTGCCTGTTTAGATGTGGTAGAATCAAGCAGCTAATGAAAGTTTTGCTTTCTAGCTTTGAAAGTTTTCTCTTTAATTCTGACTATGATCTTAAGCCCTTCCATAATATCCTTGTGTTAATTTTACTGATTTCTTTGCTAAAAGATGGAGGACTATAAATATTTCATGCTATTAAGAGGTCATAAATGCATATGGATCACACTCTTTTATCTTGGTTTCTTTAATATTATTGGTGCCAACTTAGCAGAGGGCTTTGACGGTTTCCCCCCTTGAGTAGTAATATATCATATTCAAGCATCCTGGTCTCTTGAAActacttttaaaagataaacactTCCATAAAAGATAAACACTTCCATATTAACTGATccccatttttttcctgctttctaaATGTTACAGGGCTCAGTGGGGAAGCTCAAGATAGATTTTGCTCCATGGTATTAgcagtctttattttacttttggaaaTAGGGACATCT from Marmota flaviventris isolate mMarFla1 chromosome 7, mMarFla1.hap1, whole genome shotgun sequence encodes the following:
- the LOC114104656 gene encoding mitochondrial nicotinamide adenine dinucleotide transporter SLC25A51-like, translating into MMDSGAHEKRPPILTSSKQDISPHITNVGEMKHYLCGGCAAFNNAAITFPIQKILFRQQLYGIKTWDAVLQLRRDGFRNLYRGILRPLMQKTTTLALMFGLHEDLSSLLQKHVSAPEFATRGVAAVLAGTTEAIFTPLERVQTLLQDHKHHDKFTNTYQAFRALKCHGIGEYYRGLVPILLRNGSSNVLFFGLRGPIKEHLPTARTHSAHLVNDFICGGLLGAMLGFLFFPVNVVKTRIQSQIGGEFQSFPKVFKTIWLERDRKLTNLFRGAHLNYHRSLISWGIINATYEFLLKVI